From the genome of Anoplopoma fimbria isolate UVic2021 breed Golden Eagle Sablefish chromosome 1, Afim_UVic_2022, whole genome shotgun sequence, one region includes:
- the LOC129091162 gene encoding otolin-1 translates to MAMPEPVSPGSWVPPPSPPHHPPAMDGSLVPVGGNVTEPPVGALESYCRMLLEVPVPPDQIPWFCLCTQCQSTQGPKGDPGDRGLPGRPGSPGKRGMLGFRGPPGFVGKQGVKGQKGDQGEKGDRGLQGFVGPKGDRGFKGDKGERGLEGRLGDQGPKGDDGVCPEACESSQGTPGYPGLPGPAGPRGLAGTQGPPGLSGLKGDMGDMGLPGAPGSVGGKGDPGPQGDCNCTDGENGSPGQMGDKGDKGDQGQMGLAGQIGPQGDKGDMGYMGMMGPPGPCMPSIQSAFAAGLTSSYPPPNAPVVFSHVLYNIQESYDASTGLYTAPIDGTYVFSYHLTVHQRVLKVGLFHNFAPVIKTTDPKVLGTTSHTVVLHLDRGDRVWIQVKDVITNGMYAGAESSSTFSGFLLHPDTCEMAFLRSPMPMMSTLEGRYTWATAQPPTSPAGGSN, encoded by the exons ATGGCGATGCCGGAGCCCGTCTCCCCGGGCAGCTGGGTGCCCCCACCCAGCCCTCCCCATCATCCCCCCGCTATGGACGGATCCCTCGTCCCCGTCGGCGGAAACGTGACGGAGCCACCGGTCGGAGCCCTGGAGTCCTACTGCCGGATGCTGCTGGAGGTCCCCGTCCCCCCAGACCAGATCCCCTGGTTCTGTCTCTGCACACAGTGCCAGAGCACCCAGGGGCCCAAAGGAGACCCAGGAGACCGGGGACTGCCAG GTCGTCCAGGCAGCCCTGGAAAAAGAGGGATGTTGGGGTTCAGAGGTCCTCCTGGTTTTGTGGGAAAACAAGGCGTCAAAG GACAGAAAGGGGACCAGGGGGAGAAGGGGGACAGAGGACTTCAAGGTTTTGTGGGACCCAAAGGAGACAGAGGCTTCAAAG gagacaaaggagagcgAGGTTTAGAGGGACGCCTGGGGGATCAGGGTCCTAAAGGAGATGATGGAGTCTGTCCAGAGGCCTGTGAGTCCAGCCAGGGCACCCCAGGATACCCTGGTCTGCCTGGTCCTGCAGGGCCCAGAGGTCTGGCTGGTACCCAAGGACCGCCGGGGCTCAGTGGCCTTAAGGGTGACATGGGTGATATGGGTCTCCCTGGTGCTCCTGGATCTGTAGGTGGGAAAGGAGATCCAGGTCCACAGGGGGACTGTAACTGTACAGATGGAGAAAATGGGAGTCCAGGGCAGATGGGGGACAAGGGGGACAAGGGGGACCAGGGACAGATGGGGCTTGCTGGGCAGATAGGGCCACAGGGGGATAAGGGAGACATGGGGTACATGGGGATGATGGGTCCTCCTGGTCCCTGCATGCCCAGCATCCAGTCGGCCTTCGCTGCAGGGCTAACGTCTAGTTACCCCCCCCCAAACGCCCCTGTGGTTTTCTCCCACGTCCTCTACAACATCCAGGAGAGTTACGACGCCAGCACCGGACTCTACACCGCACCCATCGACGGCACCTACGTCTTCAGCTACCACCTCACCGTCCACCAACGGGTCCTCAAGGTCGGCCTCTTTCATAACTTCGCTCCGGTCATCAAAACCACGGACCCCAAAGTGTTAGGGACCACCTCACACACCGTCGTCCTGCATCTGGACCGTGGGGACCGGGTCTGGATTCAGGTGAAGGATGTGATCACCAACGGCATGTATGCCGGGGCCGAGTCAAGCAGTACCTTCTCTGGCTTCTTGCTGCACCCAGACACATGTGAAATGGCATTTCTCAGAAGCCCCATGCCCATGATGAGCACACTTGAGGGCAGGTACACCTGGGCCACCGCCCAACCCCCTACCTCACCTGCTGGAGGATCCAACTAA